Part of the Rhizoctonia solani chromosome 2, complete sequence genome is shown below.
TCGTGCTAACTTAGTTCCTGGATGGCTCTTGCTTGATACAAACGAGGCTGTTTTTGCACAACTATGGCACCAATATGAATAGCCACACGTATCTCATATTTGTGGTCGAAACAAAACGTTGCCCAAACTCGATGATACTTCCCGAATGAGTGTATCATTGGACCCACATGGTCGACTCTGAGCTCCTCTATACCCGTATCAATGATTATCCAAGCTGCCTACCTGGAAGGTACCTTGGCAGCCCAAATGATATCTCACTCTGCCTAATGATCCCGGCTCGATGTTTCGCGTGCTCGCAACTTCGGGAAGCGACTGCCAAGGTCGGTTCTAGGAAATACATCAGCAAGTTACCATATTAGTCGACTGACGTACTACGGCCCGACGTCTCTTAGGCTTGTATTATTGTCatgctgctgctgccatGTGAAACTCGTCTTATGCCCTCCTTCCTTTACGCATATTATGGTACCCGCCGCTGCATGCGTGTGAGTCACTTGATCTTTGATGTAAACCTATTTTGTTTCTGCGTCCCTGAATAATGTACCTCGATAGAATATGAAGTCATATTAGTCGACTGACGTACTCACGGCCCGACGTCTCTTAGGCTTGTATTATTGTCATatgctgctgctgccatGTGAAACTCGTCTTATGCCCTCCTTCCTTTACGCATATTATGATGGTACCCGCCCGCTGCATGCGTGTGAGTCACTTGATCTTTGATGTAAACCTATTTTGTTTTCTGCGTCCCTGAATAATGTACCTCGATAGAAATATGAAGTCATTTATGTAACCACATCATGTGCACTTCATTTCGCCTCTTTCTCGACCATGAGGCATTTCTTGTCACCCTCCCCATACCACTCTTGGCGAACTCGAACAAGCCGGGTTCATCATAGTCACTCGAACTGTATCAGATGGTTCGCATATTCACCAAGTGTTTTCGTCCTAATTCATCGAAGATAAGGTAGGAAAGTCGTGCGGGACTGCGCCCAGAGCACCTTGGCGGGCGAGCTCAAACTAAGTATAAAGTAGAAACAGCGATGGCCATCCTCCTCACAGCACTTGTCCACATCAGCTGCTTTCTGGTTCACACCGGTCCCCAACTCTTTCGTTACTTTCGCAAAAATGAAGTCTTTCGCCCTTGTTGCTGCCGCCTTGGTCGCTCCGGCTCTCGCTGCTCCGGCTGCTATTCCAATCACCAAACTTGCTGGACCCGTCAACGAGAACTCGTACATCATCAAGCTTAAAGACGGTGTTTCTAAGGATTCCCATGTTGCTCGCCTTTTGGAATACATTGGCAACCAGGACTCTAAGGTTGTGTACAAGGCAAGTGGTTAGGTCGTTATCGTTTTTGGTAGTATCACTAATTAAGAATGTGCAGTATGATAGGGTGTTCAACGGATACGCTGGAGTCCTCAAGGGACCTATCCTCGAGTATATCCGCCGCTCTGCTGATGTTGAATACATTCAGGCGTAAGTAACTCCCGCATCAACTATTAGAGATAGGCGTTTTACCCATCGGCCTTGGGTAGTGATACCATCTACCAAATCGAGTACGAGCAAGGTGATGAATCGTTCGCCGCTCGTGAGGTTCAAGACGAATATTCTCACCTCGCTGTCGTGCCGCAAACGGTGGAGGCGTCGATATCTATGGTATTGACACCGGTATTCTGACTACCCATACTGCCTTTGGCGGTCGTGCTACTTGGGGCGCTACTTACGGCGGCTTCGCCAGCCGCGATGGCAACGGCCACGGAACTCGTACGTTCTCCTCTCTCTAGAGGTTTGTACCATGATATTAATATCAATTAATTAGACACTGCCGGTACCGCTGCTGGCTCATCGGGCTTCGGTCTTGCAACCGCATCGAACATCATCGCCGTCAAGGTCTGCTCCGATGCAGGCCAATGCGCATCCTCCAACATCATTGCTGGCGTCAACTTTGTCGCGTCTCGCTCTGCTTCGTCTGGCCGCCCAAGTGGTATGTTTCCTCTCTAGGTGTCAATACCAGACTAATACTTAGTGAACTCAAGTCGCCATCATGTCCCTTGGAGGTCCAGGGGACTCTGCTATTGACAGTGCCGTCTCAAATGCCATCGGCCGAGGCATTCACTTTAGTGTTGCCGCTGGTAACAGCAACGTCAACGCTGGAAGCACTTCTCCCGCTCGTGTCGCTGCTGCCAACACTGTCGGTGCCGTCGATAGCTCCAACCGCAAGGCTTCGTTCTCCAACTACGGTGGTGCGTGATGTTCTCGGCTAATATATATTGGATTATTCTGAAACAGAGTGTAAAATAGCCGTGCTCGATGTCTGGGCCCTCGGCGTCAACGTCCGCAGTGCATGGATCGGCAGTAACTCGGCCGTCAACACCATCTCTGGTACCTCCA
Proteins encoded:
- a CDS encoding subtilisin-like protease 8, with amino-acid sequence MKSFALVAAALVAPALAAPAAIPITKLAGPVNENSYIIKLKDGVSKDSHVARLLEYIGNQDSKYDRVFNGYAGVLKGPILEYIRRSADVEYIQADTIYQIEYEQGDESFAARVDIYGIDTGILTTHTAFGGRATWGATYGGFASRDGNGHGTHTAGTAAGSSGFGLATASNIIAVKVCSDAGQCASSNIIAGVNFVASRSASSGRPSVAIMSLGGPGDSAIDSAVSNAIGRGIHFSVAAGNSNVNAGSTSPARVAAANTVGAVDSSNRKASFSNYGAVLDVWALGVNVRSAWIGSNSAVNTISGTSMAAPQVAGILAVVIGNKGNSSPAALSSALKSNAQAVVTGAPSGTT